One Alligator mississippiensis isolate rAllMis1 chromosome 1, rAllMis1, whole genome shotgun sequence genomic window carries:
- the DNAJC28 gene encoding dnaJ homolog subfamily C member 28 has translation MEWVGVTLIKKVGCHVWTYRLMIPSKMRTFPCSDNYRMLSSYKPKNIKDSYRILKLQEGCSIDDIRNSFRNLAKQYHPDSGSVTADSATFMQIEEAYRTVLTDLSKKLKSREDKEEEEEDKFKSKTPQHRHYLSFEGVGFGTPSQRERQYMQFRVDRAADQVLEYRKQKLESQYTTNDIMIAKDVRQSKKVKITQAIERLVEDLIQESMAKGDFDNLSGKGKPLQKFSDCLHIDPMTRNLNRILIDNGYQPEWILLQKEIRETIEQLRRGILASRKKLGEPMTLCRQKQWDHICEQFIEDIKKLNKRINDFNLIVPILSRQMVHFSADKEIARAQKTYRTLMEEMRTSDKDPKENEQENVKLFRFKTTFFKWINLMLR, from the coding sequence ATGGAGTGGGTTGGTGTTACACTGATTAAAAAAGTAGGATGTCATGTCTGGACATATCGACTGATGATTCCCTCCAAAATGAGAACATTTCCCTGTAGTGACAACTACAGAATGCTGTCTAGCTACAAGCCTAAAAATATCAAAGACTCTTACAGAATTCTcaaacttcaggaaggatgttcCATTGACGATATAAGAAATTCCTTTCGAAATCTTGCCAAACAGTATCATCCAGACAGTGGTTCTGTCACAGCTGATTCTGCAACATTTATGCAGATAGAAGAAGCATATAGAACTGTGCTAACTGACCTGTCCAAGAAATTGAAATCAAGGGAAGataaggaggaggaagaggaagacaaaTTCAAGTCCAAAACGCCACAACACCGACATTACTTAAGTTTTGAAGGTGTTGGATTCGGAACTCCAAGTCAACGAGAGAGACAGTATATGCAATTTCGAGTAGACCGTGCTGCTGACCAAGTCCTGGAATATCGAAAGCAGAAACTTGAGAGCCAGTATACTACAAATGACATCATGATAGCCAAAGATGTAAGGCAGAGTAAGAAAGTAAAAATAACCCAAGCAATTGAACGCTTGGTTGAAGACCTCATCCAGGAATCCATGGCTAAAGGAGATTTTGATAATCTCAGTGGTAAAGGAAAACCATTGCAGAAATTTTCAGACTGTCTGCATATTGATCCTATGACTCGCAACTTGAACAGGATTCTAATCGATAATGGATACCAACCAGAATGGATCCTGTTGCAGAAAGAAATACGAGAAACCATAGAGCAACTAAGAAGGGGCATACTGGCATCTAGGAAAAAACTTGGAGAGCCAATGACACTGTGCAGACAGAAACAATGGGATCACATTTGTGAGCAATTTATAGAAGATATCAAGAAACTAAACAAAAGAATTAATGACTTCAATTTAATTGTTCCCATTCTGAGCAGACAAATGGTGCATTTTAGTGCAGACAAAGAAATTGCACGAGCCCAGAAGACTTACAGGACTCTGATGGAAGAAATGAGGACCTCTGACAAAGACCCAAAGGAAAATGAACAGGAAAATGTCAAATTGTTTAGGTTTAAGActactttttttaaatggataaatCTTATGTTAAGATAA